A single region of the Xenopus laevis strain J_2021 chromosome 4L, Xenopus_laevis_v10.1, whole genome shotgun sequence genome encodes:
- the elavl4.L gene encoding ELAV-like protein 4 isoform X7 gives MVMIISTMEPQVSNGPTSNTSNGPSSNSRNCPSPMQTGAATDDSKTNLIVNYLPQNMTQEEFRSLFGSIGEIESCKLVRDKITGQSLGYGFVNYIDPKDAEKAINTLNGLRLQTKTIKVSYARPSSASIRDANLYVSGLPKTMTQKELEQLFSQYGRIITSRILVDQVTGVSRGVGFIRFDKRIEAEEAIKGLNGQKPSGAAEPITVKFANNPSQKTSQALLSQLYQSPNRRYPGPLHHQAQRFRLDNLLNMAYGVKRFSPITIDGMTSLVGMNIPGHTGTGWCIFVYNLSPDSDESVLWQLFGPFGAVNNVKVIRDFNTNKCKGFGFVTMTNYDEAAMAIASLNGYRLGDRVLQVSFKTNKTHKS, from the exons ATAATTAGCACCATGGAACCTCAGGTGTCGAATGGCCCAACTTCCAATACAAGCAATGGCCCCTCCAGTAACAGCAGGAACTGTCCTTCTCCCATGCAGACAGGCGCAGCCACAGATGACAGCAAAACAAACCTCATAGTCAACTACTTGCCGCAAAATATGACGCAGGAGGAATTCAGGAGTCTATTTGGCAGCATCGGAGAGATAGAATCCTGTAAACTAGTGCGGGATAAAATTACAG ggcagagccttggTTATGGATTTGTTAACTACATTGATCCAAAGGATGCAGAAAAAGCCATTAACACATTAAATGGACTCCGACTACAAACCAAAACCATCAAG GTTTCCTATGCCCGCCCCAGCTCTGCATCAATCCGTGATGCTAACTTGTATGTAAGCGGCCTTCCAAAAACCATGACACAGAAAGAGCTGGAGCAGTTATTTTCACAGTATGGACGCATCATCACCTCAAGAATCTTAGTCGATCAAGTTACag GTGTGTCCAGGGGAGTTGGGTTTATTCGTTTTGACAAGAGAATAGAAGCAGAGGAAGCCATAAAGGGATTGAATGGACAGAAGCCAAGTGGAGCCGCAGAACCAATTACTGTGAAATTTGCCAACAACCCCAGTCAGAAAACAAGCCAGGCATTACTTTCCCAACTCTACCAATCCCCCAACAGACGTTATCCTGGCCCCCTTCATCATCAGGCTCAGAGATTCAG GCTGGACAATTTGCTTAATATGGCCTATGGCGTTAAGAG GTTTTCTCCTATCACCATCGATGGAATGACAAGCCTGGTGGGAATGAACATCCCTGGGCACACGGGTACTGGTTGGTGCATCTTTGTTTACAACCTCTCTCCTGACTCCGATGAAAGTGTTCTGTGGCAGCTTTTTGGCCCATTTGGGGCTGTCAACAATGTGAAAGTCATCCGTGACTTTAACACCAACAAGTGCAAGGGATTTGGCTTTGTCACAATGACCAATTATGATGAAGCTGCAATGGCCATTGCCAGCCTTAATGGATATCGCCTGGGTGACAGAGTTTTGCAAGTTTCCTTTAAAACCAACAAAACCCACAAGTCTTGA
- the elavl4.L gene encoding ELAV-like protein 4: MEWNGLKMIISTMEPQVSNGPTSNTSNGPSSNSRNCPSPMQTGAATDDSKTNLIVNYLPQNMTQEEFRSLFGSIGEIESCKLVRDKITGTQFEENFKDLATGTKWKPLTEEGPIFGKGQSLGYGFVNYIDPKDAEKAINTLNGLRLQTKTIKVSYARPSSASIRDANLYVSGLPKTMTQKELEQLFSQYGRIITSRILVDQVTGVSRGVGFIRFDKRIEAEEAIKGLNGQKPSGAAEPITVKFANNPSQKTSQALLSQLYQSPNRRYPGPLHHQAQRFRLDNLLNMAYGVKRFSPITIDGMTSLVGMNIPGHTGTGWCIFVYNLSPDSDESVLWQLFGPFGAVNNVKVIRDFNTNKCKGFGFVTMTNYDEAAMAIASLNGYRLGDRVLQVSFKTNKTHKS, encoded by the exons ATAATTAGCACCATGGAACCTCAGGTGTCGAATGGCCCAACTTCCAATACAAGCAATGGCCCCTCCAGTAACAGCAGGAACTGTCCTTCTCCCATGCAGACAGGCGCAGCCACAGATGACAGCAAAACAAACCTCATAGTCAACTACTTGCCGCAAAATATGACGCAGGAGGAATTCAGGAGTCTATTTGGCAGCATCGGAGAGATAGAATCCTGTAAACTAGTGCGGGATAAAATTACAG GCACACAATTCGAGGAAAACTTCAAGGATTTAGCCACTGGCACAAAATGGAAACCCCTTACTGAAGAGGGCCCTATCTTTGGGAAAG ggcagagccttggTTATGGATTTGTTAACTACATTGATCCAAAGGATGCAGAAAAAGCCATTAACACATTAAATGGACTCCGACTACAAACCAAAACCATCAAG GTTTCCTATGCCCGCCCCAGCTCTGCATCAATCCGTGATGCTAACTTGTATGTAAGCGGCCTTCCAAAAACCATGACACAGAAAGAGCTGGAGCAGTTATTTTCACAGTATGGACGCATCATCACCTCAAGAATCTTAGTCGATCAAGTTACag GTGTGTCCAGGGGAGTTGGGTTTATTCGTTTTGACAAGAGAATAGAAGCAGAGGAAGCCATAAAGGGATTGAATGGACAGAAGCCAAGTGGAGCCGCAGAACCAATTACTGTGAAATTTGCCAACAACCCCAGTCAGAAAACAAGCCAGGCATTACTTTCCCAACTCTACCAATCCCCCAACAGACGTTATCCTGGCCCCCTTCATCATCAGGCTCAGAGATTCAG GCTGGACAATTTGCTTAATATGGCCTATGGCGTTAAGAG GTTTTCTCCTATCACCATCGATGGAATGACAAGCCTGGTGGGAATGAACATCCCTGGGCACACGGGTACTGGTTGGTGCATCTTTGTTTACAACCTCTCTCCTGACTCCGATGAAAGTGTTCTGTGGCAGCTTTTTGGCCCATTTGGGGCTGTCAACAATGTGAAAGTCATCCGTGACTTTAACACCAACAAGTGCAAGGGATTTGGCTTTGTCACAATGACCAATTATGATGAAGCTGCAATGGCCATTGCCAGCCTTAATGGATATCGCCTGGGTGACAGAGTTTTGCAAGTTTCCTTTAAAACCAACAAAACCCACAAGTCTTGA
- the elavl4.L gene encoding ELAV-like protein 4 isoform X1 produces the protein MSVTFGNNACWSQAKRYAVNPSLLPASATNDLQGCSYRIISTMEPQVSNGPTSNTSNGPSSNSRNCPSPMQTGAATDDSKTNLIVNYLPQNMTQEEFRSLFGSIGEIESCKLVRDKITGTQFEENFKDLATGTKWKPLTEEGPIFGKGQSLGYGFVNYIDPKDAEKAINTLNGLRLQTKTIKVSYARPSSASIRDANLYVSGLPKTMTQKELEQLFSQYGRIITSRILVDQVTGVSRGVGFIRFDKRIEAEEAIKGLNGQKPSGAAEPITVKFANNPSQKTSQALLSQLYQSPNRRYPGPLHHQAQRFRLDNLLNMAYGVKRFSPITIDGMTSLVGMNIPGHTGTGWCIFVYNLSPDSDESVLWQLFGPFGAVNNVKVIRDFNTNKCKGFGFVTMTNYDEAAMAIASLNGYRLGDRVLQVSFKTNKTHKS, from the exons ATAATTAGCACCATGGAACCTCAGGTGTCGAATGGCCCAACTTCCAATACAAGCAATGGCCCCTCCAGTAACAGCAGGAACTGTCCTTCTCCCATGCAGACAGGCGCAGCCACAGATGACAGCAAAACAAACCTCATAGTCAACTACTTGCCGCAAAATATGACGCAGGAGGAATTCAGGAGTCTATTTGGCAGCATCGGAGAGATAGAATCCTGTAAACTAGTGCGGGATAAAATTACAG GCACACAATTCGAGGAAAACTTCAAGGATTTAGCCACTGGCACAAAATGGAAACCCCTTACTGAAGAGGGCCCTATCTTTGGGAAAG ggcagagccttggTTATGGATTTGTTAACTACATTGATCCAAAGGATGCAGAAAAAGCCATTAACACATTAAATGGACTCCGACTACAAACCAAAACCATCAAG GTTTCCTATGCCCGCCCCAGCTCTGCATCAATCCGTGATGCTAACTTGTATGTAAGCGGCCTTCCAAAAACCATGACACAGAAAGAGCTGGAGCAGTTATTTTCACAGTATGGACGCATCATCACCTCAAGAATCTTAGTCGATCAAGTTACag GTGTGTCCAGGGGAGTTGGGTTTATTCGTTTTGACAAGAGAATAGAAGCAGAGGAAGCCATAAAGGGATTGAATGGACAGAAGCCAAGTGGAGCCGCAGAACCAATTACTGTGAAATTTGCCAACAACCCCAGTCAGAAAACAAGCCAGGCATTACTTTCCCAACTCTACCAATCCCCCAACAGACGTTATCCTGGCCCCCTTCATCATCAGGCTCAGAGATTCAG GCTGGACAATTTGCTTAATATGGCCTATGGCGTTAAGAG GTTTTCTCCTATCACCATCGATGGAATGACAAGCCTGGTGGGAATGAACATCCCTGGGCACACGGGTACTGGTTGGTGCATCTTTGTTTACAACCTCTCTCCTGACTCCGATGAAAGTGTTCTGTGGCAGCTTTTTGGCCCATTTGGGGCTGTCAACAATGTGAAAGTCATCCGTGACTTTAACACCAACAAGTGCAAGGGATTTGGCTTTGTCACAATGACCAATTATGATGAAGCTGCAATGGCCATTGCCAGCCTTAATGGATATCGCCTGGGTGACAGAGTTTTGCAAGTTTCCTTTAAAACCAACAAAACCCACAAGTCTTGA
- the elavl4.L gene encoding ELAV-like protein 4 isoform X4 → MSVTFGNNACWSQAKRYAVNPSLLPASATNDLQGCSYRIISTMEPQVSNGPTSNTSNGPSSNSRNCPSPMQTGAATDDSKTNLIVNYLPQNMTQEEFRSLFGSIGEIESCKLVRDKITGQSLGYGFVNYIDPKDAEKAINTLNGLRLQTKTIKVSYARPSSASIRDANLYVSGLPKTMTQKELEQLFSQYGRIITSRILVDQVTGVSRGVGFIRFDKRIEAEEAIKGLNGQKPSGAAEPITVKFANNPSQKTSQALLSQLYQSPNRRYPGPLHHQAQRFRLDNLLNMAYGVKRFSPITIDGMTSLVGMNIPGHTGTGWCIFVYNLSPDSDESVLWQLFGPFGAVNNVKVIRDFNTNKCKGFGFVTMTNYDEAAMAIASLNGYRLGDRVLQVSFKTNKTHKS, encoded by the exons ATAATTAGCACCATGGAACCTCAGGTGTCGAATGGCCCAACTTCCAATACAAGCAATGGCCCCTCCAGTAACAGCAGGAACTGTCCTTCTCCCATGCAGACAGGCGCAGCCACAGATGACAGCAAAACAAACCTCATAGTCAACTACTTGCCGCAAAATATGACGCAGGAGGAATTCAGGAGTCTATTTGGCAGCATCGGAGAGATAGAATCCTGTAAACTAGTGCGGGATAAAATTACAG ggcagagccttggTTATGGATTTGTTAACTACATTGATCCAAAGGATGCAGAAAAAGCCATTAACACATTAAATGGACTCCGACTACAAACCAAAACCATCAAG GTTTCCTATGCCCGCCCCAGCTCTGCATCAATCCGTGATGCTAACTTGTATGTAAGCGGCCTTCCAAAAACCATGACACAGAAAGAGCTGGAGCAGTTATTTTCACAGTATGGACGCATCATCACCTCAAGAATCTTAGTCGATCAAGTTACag GTGTGTCCAGGGGAGTTGGGTTTATTCGTTTTGACAAGAGAATAGAAGCAGAGGAAGCCATAAAGGGATTGAATGGACAGAAGCCAAGTGGAGCCGCAGAACCAATTACTGTGAAATTTGCCAACAACCCCAGTCAGAAAACAAGCCAGGCATTACTTTCCCAACTCTACCAATCCCCCAACAGACGTTATCCTGGCCCCCTTCATCATCAGGCTCAGAGATTCAG GCTGGACAATTTGCTTAATATGGCCTATGGCGTTAAGAG GTTTTCTCCTATCACCATCGATGGAATGACAAGCCTGGTGGGAATGAACATCCCTGGGCACACGGGTACTGGTTGGTGCATCTTTGTTTACAACCTCTCTCCTGACTCCGATGAAAGTGTTCTGTGGCAGCTTTTTGGCCCATTTGGGGCTGTCAACAATGTGAAAGTCATCCGTGACTTTAACACCAACAAGTGCAAGGGATTTGGCTTTGTCACAATGACCAATTATGATGAAGCTGCAATGGCCATTGCCAGCCTTAATGGATATCGCCTGGGTGACAGAGTTTTGCAAGTTTCCTTTAAAACCAACAAAACCCACAAGTCTTGA
- the elavl4.L gene encoding ELAV-like protein 4 isoform X6, with amino-acid sequence MSVTFGNNACWSQAKRYAVNPSLLPASATNDLQGCSYRIISTMEPQVSNGPTSNTSNGPSSNSRNCPSPMQTGAATDDSKTNLIVNYLPQNMTQEEFRSLFGSIGEIESCKLVRDKITGQSLGYGFVNYIDPKDAEKAINTLNGLRLQTKTIKVSYARPSSASIRDANLYVSGLPKTMTQKELEQLFSQYGRIITSRILVDQVTGVSRGVGFIRFDKRIEAEEAIKGLNGQKPSGAAEPITVKFANNPSQKTSQALLSQLYQSPNRRYPGPLHHQAQRFRFSPITIDGMTSLVGMNIPGHTGTGWCIFVYNLSPDSDESVLWQLFGPFGAVNNVKVIRDFNTNKCKGFGFVTMTNYDEAAMAIASLNGYRLGDRVLQVSFKTNKTHKS; translated from the exons ATAATTAGCACCATGGAACCTCAGGTGTCGAATGGCCCAACTTCCAATACAAGCAATGGCCCCTCCAGTAACAGCAGGAACTGTCCTTCTCCCATGCAGACAGGCGCAGCCACAGATGACAGCAAAACAAACCTCATAGTCAACTACTTGCCGCAAAATATGACGCAGGAGGAATTCAGGAGTCTATTTGGCAGCATCGGAGAGATAGAATCCTGTAAACTAGTGCGGGATAAAATTACAG ggcagagccttggTTATGGATTTGTTAACTACATTGATCCAAAGGATGCAGAAAAAGCCATTAACACATTAAATGGACTCCGACTACAAACCAAAACCATCAAG GTTTCCTATGCCCGCCCCAGCTCTGCATCAATCCGTGATGCTAACTTGTATGTAAGCGGCCTTCCAAAAACCATGACACAGAAAGAGCTGGAGCAGTTATTTTCACAGTATGGACGCATCATCACCTCAAGAATCTTAGTCGATCAAGTTACag GTGTGTCCAGGGGAGTTGGGTTTATTCGTTTTGACAAGAGAATAGAAGCAGAGGAAGCCATAAAGGGATTGAATGGACAGAAGCCAAGTGGAGCCGCAGAACCAATTACTGTGAAATTTGCCAACAACCCCAGTCAGAAAACAAGCCAGGCATTACTTTCCCAACTCTACCAATCCCCCAACAGACGTTATCCTGGCCCCCTTCATCATCAGGCTCAGAGATTCAG GTTTTCTCCTATCACCATCGATGGAATGACAAGCCTGGTGGGAATGAACATCCCTGGGCACACGGGTACTGGTTGGTGCATCTTTGTTTACAACCTCTCTCCTGACTCCGATGAAAGTGTTCTGTGGCAGCTTTTTGGCCCATTTGGGGCTGTCAACAATGTGAAAGTCATCCGTGACTTTAACACCAACAAGTGCAAGGGATTTGGCTTTGTCACAATGACCAATTATGATGAAGCTGCAATGGCCATTGCCAGCCTTAATGGATATCGCCTGGGTGACAGAGTTTTGCAAGTTTCCTTTAAAACCAACAAAACCCACAAGTCTTGA
- the elavl4.L gene encoding ELAV-like protein 4 isoform X3, whose amino-acid sequence MFEITRTLNAALLNNEIISTMEPQVSNGPTSNTSNGPSSNSRNCPSPMQTGAATDDSKTNLIVNYLPQNMTQEEFRSLFGSIGEIESCKLVRDKITGTQFEENFKDLATGTKWKPLTEEGPIFGKGQSLGYGFVNYIDPKDAEKAINTLNGLRLQTKTIKVSYARPSSASIRDANLYVSGLPKTMTQKELEQLFSQYGRIITSRILVDQVTGVSRGVGFIRFDKRIEAEEAIKGLNGQKPSGAAEPITVKFANNPSQKTSQALLSQLYQSPNRRYPGPLHHQAQRFRLDNLLNMAYGVKRFSPITIDGMTSLVGMNIPGHTGTGWCIFVYNLSPDSDESVLWQLFGPFGAVNNVKVIRDFNTNKCKGFGFVTMTNYDEAAMAIASLNGYRLGDRVLQVSFKTNKTHKS is encoded by the exons ATAATTAGCACCATGGAACCTCAGGTGTCGAATGGCCCAACTTCCAATACAAGCAATGGCCCCTCCAGTAACAGCAGGAACTGTCCTTCTCCCATGCAGACAGGCGCAGCCACAGATGACAGCAAAACAAACCTCATAGTCAACTACTTGCCGCAAAATATGACGCAGGAGGAATTCAGGAGTCTATTTGGCAGCATCGGAGAGATAGAATCCTGTAAACTAGTGCGGGATAAAATTACAG GCACACAATTCGAGGAAAACTTCAAGGATTTAGCCACTGGCACAAAATGGAAACCCCTTACTGAAGAGGGCCCTATCTTTGGGAAAG ggcagagccttggTTATGGATTTGTTAACTACATTGATCCAAAGGATGCAGAAAAAGCCATTAACACATTAAATGGACTCCGACTACAAACCAAAACCATCAAG GTTTCCTATGCCCGCCCCAGCTCTGCATCAATCCGTGATGCTAACTTGTATGTAAGCGGCCTTCCAAAAACCATGACACAGAAAGAGCTGGAGCAGTTATTTTCACAGTATGGACGCATCATCACCTCAAGAATCTTAGTCGATCAAGTTACag GTGTGTCCAGGGGAGTTGGGTTTATTCGTTTTGACAAGAGAATAGAAGCAGAGGAAGCCATAAAGGGATTGAATGGACAGAAGCCAAGTGGAGCCGCAGAACCAATTACTGTGAAATTTGCCAACAACCCCAGTCAGAAAACAAGCCAGGCATTACTTTCCCAACTCTACCAATCCCCCAACAGACGTTATCCTGGCCCCCTTCATCATCAGGCTCAGAGATTCAG GCTGGACAATTTGCTTAATATGGCCTATGGCGTTAAGAG GTTTTCTCCTATCACCATCGATGGAATGACAAGCCTGGTGGGAATGAACATCCCTGGGCACACGGGTACTGGTTGGTGCATCTTTGTTTACAACCTCTCTCCTGACTCCGATGAAAGTGTTCTGTGGCAGCTTTTTGGCCCATTTGGGGCTGTCAACAATGTGAAAGTCATCCGTGACTTTAACACCAACAAGTGCAAGGGATTTGGCTTTGTCACAATGACCAATTATGATGAAGCTGCAATGGCCATTGCCAGCCTTAATGGATATCGCCTGGGTGACAGAGTTTTGCAAGTTTCCTTTAAAACCAACAAAACCCACAAGTCTTGA
- the elavl4.L gene encoding ELAV-like protein 4 isoform X2, which yields MSVTFGNNACWSQAKRYAVNPSLLPASATNDLQGCSYRIISTMEPQVSNGPTSNTSNGPSSNSRNCPSPMQTGAATDDSKTNLIVNYLPQNMTQEEFRSLFGSIGEIESCKLVRDKITGTQFEENFKDLATGTKWKPLTEEGPIFGKGQSLGYGFVNYIDPKDAEKAINTLNGLRLQTKTIKVSYARPSSASIRDANLYVSGLPKTMTQKELEQLFSQYGRIITSRILVDQVTGVSRGVGFIRFDKRIEAEEAIKGLNGQKPSGAAEPITVKFANNPSQKTSQALLSQLYQSPNRRYPGPLHHQAQRFRFSPITIDGMTSLVGMNIPGHTGTGWCIFVYNLSPDSDESVLWQLFGPFGAVNNVKVIRDFNTNKCKGFGFVTMTNYDEAAMAIASLNGYRLGDRVLQVSFKTNKTHKS from the exons ATAATTAGCACCATGGAACCTCAGGTGTCGAATGGCCCAACTTCCAATACAAGCAATGGCCCCTCCAGTAACAGCAGGAACTGTCCTTCTCCCATGCAGACAGGCGCAGCCACAGATGACAGCAAAACAAACCTCATAGTCAACTACTTGCCGCAAAATATGACGCAGGAGGAATTCAGGAGTCTATTTGGCAGCATCGGAGAGATAGAATCCTGTAAACTAGTGCGGGATAAAATTACAG GCACACAATTCGAGGAAAACTTCAAGGATTTAGCCACTGGCACAAAATGGAAACCCCTTACTGAAGAGGGCCCTATCTTTGGGAAAG ggcagagccttggTTATGGATTTGTTAACTACATTGATCCAAAGGATGCAGAAAAAGCCATTAACACATTAAATGGACTCCGACTACAAACCAAAACCATCAAG GTTTCCTATGCCCGCCCCAGCTCTGCATCAATCCGTGATGCTAACTTGTATGTAAGCGGCCTTCCAAAAACCATGACACAGAAAGAGCTGGAGCAGTTATTTTCACAGTATGGACGCATCATCACCTCAAGAATCTTAGTCGATCAAGTTACag GTGTGTCCAGGGGAGTTGGGTTTATTCGTTTTGACAAGAGAATAGAAGCAGAGGAAGCCATAAAGGGATTGAATGGACAGAAGCCAAGTGGAGCCGCAGAACCAATTACTGTGAAATTTGCCAACAACCCCAGTCAGAAAACAAGCCAGGCATTACTTTCCCAACTCTACCAATCCCCCAACAGACGTTATCCTGGCCCCCTTCATCATCAGGCTCAGAGATTCAG GTTTTCTCCTATCACCATCGATGGAATGACAAGCCTGGTGGGAATGAACATCCCTGGGCACACGGGTACTGGTTGGTGCATCTTTGTTTACAACCTCTCTCCTGACTCCGATGAAAGTGTTCTGTGGCAGCTTTTTGGCCCATTTGGGGCTGTCAACAATGTGAAAGTCATCCGTGACTTTAACACCAACAAGTGCAAGGGATTTGGCTTTGTCACAATGACCAATTATGATGAAGCTGCAATGGCCATTGCCAGCCTTAATGGATATCGCCTGGGTGACAGAGTTTTGCAAGTTTCCTTTAAAACCAACAAAACCCACAAGTCTTGA
- the elavl4.L gene encoding ELAV-like protein 4 isoform X5, translated as MVMIISTMEPQVSNGPTSNTSNGPSSNSRNCPSPMQTGAATDDSKTNLIVNYLPQNMTQEEFRSLFGSIGEIESCKLVRDKITGTQFEENFKDLATGTKWKPLTEEGPIFGKGQSLGYGFVNYIDPKDAEKAINTLNGLRLQTKTIKVSYARPSSASIRDANLYVSGLPKTMTQKELEQLFSQYGRIITSRILVDQVTGVSRGVGFIRFDKRIEAEEAIKGLNGQKPSGAAEPITVKFANNPSQKTSQALLSQLYQSPNRRYPGPLHHQAQRFRLDNLLNMAYGVKRFSPITIDGMTSLVGMNIPGHTGTGWCIFVYNLSPDSDESVLWQLFGPFGAVNNVKVIRDFNTNKCKGFGFVTMTNYDEAAMAIASLNGYRLGDRVLQVSFKTNKTHKS; from the exons ATAATTAGCACCATGGAACCTCAGGTGTCGAATGGCCCAACTTCCAATACAAGCAATGGCCCCTCCAGTAACAGCAGGAACTGTCCTTCTCCCATGCAGACAGGCGCAGCCACAGATGACAGCAAAACAAACCTCATAGTCAACTACTTGCCGCAAAATATGACGCAGGAGGAATTCAGGAGTCTATTTGGCAGCATCGGAGAGATAGAATCCTGTAAACTAGTGCGGGATAAAATTACAG GCACACAATTCGAGGAAAACTTCAAGGATTTAGCCACTGGCACAAAATGGAAACCCCTTACTGAAGAGGGCCCTATCTTTGGGAAAG ggcagagccttggTTATGGATTTGTTAACTACATTGATCCAAAGGATGCAGAAAAAGCCATTAACACATTAAATGGACTCCGACTACAAACCAAAACCATCAAG GTTTCCTATGCCCGCCCCAGCTCTGCATCAATCCGTGATGCTAACTTGTATGTAAGCGGCCTTCCAAAAACCATGACACAGAAAGAGCTGGAGCAGTTATTTTCACAGTATGGACGCATCATCACCTCAAGAATCTTAGTCGATCAAGTTACag GTGTGTCCAGGGGAGTTGGGTTTATTCGTTTTGACAAGAGAATAGAAGCAGAGGAAGCCATAAAGGGATTGAATGGACAGAAGCCAAGTGGAGCCGCAGAACCAATTACTGTGAAATTTGCCAACAACCCCAGTCAGAAAACAAGCCAGGCATTACTTTCCCAACTCTACCAATCCCCCAACAGACGTTATCCTGGCCCCCTTCATCATCAGGCTCAGAGATTCAG GCTGGACAATTTGCTTAATATGGCCTATGGCGTTAAGAG GTTTTCTCCTATCACCATCGATGGAATGACAAGCCTGGTGGGAATGAACATCCCTGGGCACACGGGTACTGGTTGGTGCATCTTTGTTTACAACCTCTCTCCTGACTCCGATGAAAGTGTTCTGTGGCAGCTTTTTGGCCCATTTGGGGCTGTCAACAATGTGAAAGTCATCCGTGACTTTAACACCAACAAGTGCAAGGGATTTGGCTTTGTCACAATGACCAATTATGATGAAGCTGCAATGGCCATTGCCAGCCTTAATGGATATCGCCTGGGTGACAGAGTTTTGCAAGTTTCCTTTAAAACCAACAAAACCCACAAGTCTTGA